One region of Chlorogloeopsis sp. ULAP01 genomic DNA includes:
- a CDS encoding carboxylesterase family protein, translated as MSNNRIQIAAIALLTSSFFLSSGSNAQMDGKRVKIEPGVIEGAVSGDVLSFKGIPYAAPPVANLRWRSPQPVQPWKGVRKAIQYGNDCVQQPIPGDAGASGSTRGEDCLVLNVWRPANIKSGQKLPVMVWIHGGGFLNGAASVPFFDGSQFARQGVILVGINYRLGRMGFFAHPALSAENHRPLANYALLDQLAALKWVQKNIEAFGGDPNQVTIAGESAGGISVVHLLTWPAARGLFHRAAVLSGGGRSYIVQHRKLKEAISSLPSAEESGIEFAKSVGISDTGAAGLKALRALPAEKVNGEMSMEALLKLPPSYAGGPVNDGDVVTAQPEQNILRGNIAKVPLMIGTTGDDLAADYPPDRTRPLNFFGSDAERARRLYDPEGKLPTDQLAFRIAIDMTMHEPARFVARQMTARGTPSWLYRFDYVVDSLRPKVTSAPHAGELSFMFDQMDKRYSSELTNRDRAIAKTFHQYFVNFAKNGDPNGAGLPSWPKFDPAKFDLMMFNMDGQAKMQPDPWRERLALVEREMDARAASSGNQTSLVGASWQLVKFQSGDGTTLTPKDKSKYTIAFATDGGVSVRIDCNRGRSTWKSSGANQLQFGVLALTRAKCPPDSLHDRIVKDWPFVRSYVIKDSHLFLSLMADGGIYEFEPISKSQPVAPK; from the coding sequence ATGTCAAACAACCGCATACAAATAGCAGCGATCGCCCTATTAACCTCGTCGTTCTTCTTGAGTAGCGGTAGTAATGCTCAGATGGACGGCAAGAGGGTGAAAATTGAGCCTGGCGTAATCGAGGGAGCGGTATCAGGTGATGTCCTCTCCTTCAAGGGCATTCCCTACGCAGCACCCCCAGTGGCGAACCTGCGTTGGCGATCGCCCCAGCCCGTGCAGCCTTGGAAAGGTGTGCGTAAGGCAATACAATATGGCAACGATTGCGTGCAGCAGCCCATTCCCGGTGATGCTGGTGCTAGCGGTTCGACGCGGGGTGAGGATTGTCTGGTTCTGAACGTTTGGCGTCCAGCAAATATCAAGTCTGGGCAGAAACTTCCAGTGATGGTATGGATTCACGGTGGCGGCTTTCTGAATGGCGCGGCATCGGTTCCGTTCTTCGACGGCAGTCAGTTCGCGCGTCAGGGTGTGATACTGGTGGGTATCAATTACCGACTTGGGCGGATGGGCTTCTTTGCACATCCTGCGTTGAGCGCCGAAAACCATCGACCGCTCGCCAACTACGCCCTACTCGATCAGCTTGCGGCGTTGAAATGGGTTCAGAAAAACATTGAGGCTTTTGGCGGCGATCCGAATCAGGTGACTATCGCTGGCGAATCGGCTGGCGGCATATCGGTGGTACACCTACTCACCTGGCCTGCGGCGCGCGGATTATTCCATCGTGCGGCAGTGCTGTCGGGTGGCGGCAGAAGTTACATCGTTCAGCACCGCAAGCTCAAAGAAGCGATCAGTTCGTTGCCGTCTGCCGAAGAAAGCGGTATTGAGTTCGCAAAGAGTGTCGGCATCAGCGATACGGGCGCGGCTGGACTCAAAGCACTGCGCGCGCTACCTGCTGAGAAGGTCAACGGTGAGATGAGCATGGAAGCCCTCCTGAAGTTACCGCCGAGTTATGCTGGCGGCCCTGTGAACGACGGCGATGTCGTAACTGCGCAGCCAGAGCAGAATATCCTGCGCGGCAACATTGCGAAGGTGCCACTGATGATCGGCACCACCGGCGATGACCTTGCGGCAGATTATCCACCGGACAGAACGCGGCCGCTCAATTTCTTTGGATCTGATGCCGAACGTGCCCGCCGACTCTACGATCCAGAAGGCAAGCTGCCGACAGACCAGTTGGCATTCCGAATCGCAATTGATATGACCATGCACGAGCCAGCACGCTTCGTTGCTAGGCAGATGACCGCTAGGGGAACGCCGTCTTGGTTGTATCGCTTCGACTATGTTGTCGATTCCCTGCGCCCGAAGGTGACTAGCGCCCCTCACGCGGGTGAGTTGAGTTTCATGTTCGACCAGATGGACAAACGCTATAGCTCTGAACTCACCAACCGAGACCGCGCGATCGCAAAAACCTTCCATCAGTATTTTGTGAACTTTGCCAAGAACGGCGATCCGAATGGTGCTGGATTGCCGTCTTGGCCAAAATTCGATCCTGCAAAGTTTGACCTGATGATGTTCAACATGGATGGTCAGGCGAAGATGCAGCCTGACCCTTGGCGGGAGCGTCTCGCCCTGGTGGAGCGGGAAATGGATGCCAGGGCTGCATCGTCTGGAAATCAAACCAGTCTCGTAGGTGCTTCCTGGCAGTTGGTGAAGTTTCAAAGCGGTGATGGGACAACACTAACACCAAAGGACAAGAGTAAGTACACAATCGCCTTTGCAACCGACGGTGGTGTAAGTGTGCGAATTGACTGCAATCGAGGACGCAGCACCTGGAAATCATCAGGAGCTAATCAGCTTCAGTTTGGTGTGCTCGCACTCACACGCGCTAAGTGTCCACCAGATTCTCTCCACGATCGCATCG